The sequence AGATTATGCATATTTGATCATGTCAGAATAAACTGGTGCTTGTAATTATTGGTGCACCAAAGCATGTAATTTAATAGAATCGGATCTGTCCGTATGATCACAGGCACTTGAAAATAATCCGTAATAGTTTTAAAATCGAGTTatgcaatttttaatttgtctATAAAAACAAGCATCAGAAGGTTGACAAAGTAGTGTGCATTTCGGTGGTATAATCTATGATCTACAtgttgaacaactttttcataGATTAACTTCTGATCAGTTTTTTTAGATGCTTTGGTTACGCCACTATAACTTGAAATACAAGTAATAtattagattaaaaaaaattcagaatGACCTTCAGACATGCCTTATTTAAGACACAAACTTTGGAATTGATATATTTTGTactttctctataaaaatttcacaTGTATTGTTTCTTTTGGCCCATCACACTGAAAATATCCCTTAAATATTAAGAAGTACTCAACGAATAAGTCTTAgattatagaaaaaattatttatttataacttataaaaaattgtattatatataaaaataatattaccggtttttatcttcttttgaatccgtatttctttctttcataaaaTAGGTCTGTCTTTGAACTTCCAAGATTTACAATTTTTGGACAACCGTCTCtctgaaaaaaaattttaatgtattagaaattttctatgtatttatataaggaaactttttcatataaataattttttgtgtCACTTTACACAAAGGAAGTTAAGAAACTATTAATGAAAAGTCAATATcttttcagatattttatttttaatattcaattttactcTAATACTTTGTTAAATTGGAATCATTACTTTtctatcttttttaataatagctTGCACACATTGTATTGTACATacgaaaacatttattataaatttaaaaaaatgatattttttctaaaaagaCTTACATCTTTTTCTTGAATTGTACACTCTTTGCAATAATAAGCATCAGAAACACCAGGTCCACCACAGATAACACATCGTCCTTGATAAGATCCGTAATTACATTCATCACAAATTCTAACAAGAGTACATGGTCTTACATAAGAATCACATATCACGCATTTTCCATCACATTTTTCACATAATCTTCCAATCGCTGAAATTTCATATTCCatatttatatcaataaaacaaaaactactttacacatatatttacattgaaataatatattatgtatgtTCATTATAGtctttataatgaattattttatataagtttataatatacatatattggtCAATTGTCAGCTCAATTAGATAATTTACGATCATAAATAACAGGTATAATATATACTTAGAAAATTAGTTATTAAactatagatatttatataaatgtatattttcctaaattattttcaaggaataggtattaaagaatattgttttctatagtcaagggtttatataaaaccaagattaaaaacaattttaaactatacagaaatttcatttctttttgtatgttgtcaatttgtacaaaatataataatataattcagttATTACATGCAATTCtaactgaattataaacaacaataatttaaatttgatgttttttgattgaaatattttttttttgtttttctgtaatgcacaaaaaaatttataaaacaataaaacttgATGAATGAATTAGACATGAAAGGACATAGAAAAAAGTTCATATAGGTatagttttaatgaatttttgtaaatatttagaaataatatgaGACATTCAACACAATTAATTTATGCATCTTTTAAAATAGATTGTAGCTCTATTAAaagtatacatttatataatttcaatatattaaaatattaatatacttttgtatagagtataatgtattataaatattatttaatattatttaacatgtATGTATAGCAATTGATAACACTGCATGTAACctgtaaatgtttaaaaattttaaacttaccAACACCAGGTTGTTTCCTACAGAAGATCAAATCTGGATGATGTTTAgccattttatattatatatacatatataatattttatacactaCACACATATAAAATGagaattaagaaaaattgaatgagTTTATTTTCAAATAGAGAATACAGAGGACTCATAAAATCAAACTTGCGCCACAGACGAGATATAGAATAGACAtaacatgcaatgtaaaattttgttacacgCTCTCGGGGGTCATAGAACCCCTTTACCATTTTCGTATCATGCCTTATCATATCGATTAAGGCTGGTTTTACAGGTTGTGCTATAAATGGTAGGAATTAgaataaagaatattgaaaCACAGATTTAGGATAAGTACAGGCGTTGAAGTTTATGAGAATTCTTGTCTAGGATTTCAGGGGTCTCAAGCCATTTGAGTGTCGCACTCGACGTTATCGATAATAcacgatttcattttattagacATACTTCAGTTTTGCTACGAGTGCGTCATATGATTTACCTACAACAAATGTATAAGGCGCGTACATTTAAACAATGGAAGTAGTATTTATTCAATAGAACTTTatgacaataaaatttttattaattcacaaATATAACTATCTTCATAAATAcatttactatataaattatagctataaaatttgtataaaaaattattttgattaattatacagttgtaGAAAATTTGTCGAttgttttaattcaattttttacacaATCTATAATTCAGAACATGTGACACCGAATCCCATAAGCTTGTAatgtctatcctatacctcgtTTGTGGTAAAACACTCGTAACAGAAATGAGGTACTTATATAGCTAATTGGATTCCTACTAGCAAGTCAAAAATTAATACTATCGGTAACATTGAGCGCGACATCGAAATGATACGGAGATCCTCCGAATCCCTCAAGACAAAATTCCCATAAGCTGCGTCTACATCCGTATATCTctagatatttaatttatccTGTCTGTCGCGGGTGATTGCATGCACAATCtatgtatcaatattttttattttaattcctatGACTTACAGCGGTGCACGTAATACTAGCCGTGTCGATATGATAGGACTAAAGTCTAAAAGTCCTCGTGGGtgtgtgacaaaattttactttGCTTGTACATCTATTCATATACCTCGTTTGTGCTCGTAAGTTACCTTTGTACCGCCGACGAGGTGCCTATGGCTTATCTATGGTGTATGATAAAAACAATTAGAACTTgagtttttaatactttttcggTGTATtgtgcataaaacaatatggcAGAGGTACATATTTctactattataatttataatacatttcatttatttcataataaatataataaaaccttTTTTATTGAAAGATTGGTTACCCGATCACCCTATTATCCTCTCGTTTACTCACATTATCTTTGAATCTTTTTCTTTTGAgtctattgaactgtatattTTCTATTAGAATACTTCATGCAATGAGATTCGTTTAAATTTTAACCTGTATGTTttcaaaatatgttttaaaatgCAAAGTAATAACCATTTTAACATTGACTATATAATAAGTTATCGTCAAATAAGCATCTTTGATGATAAGAAAACATTCTTCAAACAATTGTACTTTGATGTAATTGATAATATGATgcaatgttattattatcaacCTCCTTTCATGATAATTTGGATTCCTTGTCTGTACTGTTTGTCATGTGTGTATGTTTTTCACATGCTGCAGATGATTATAATTTTGGTTAATCTATTGTATTTTTGTTCTTTGATGTTGCTTGACATTTACATTGTATATGTCATGTAATTCGGGATATTCTCCAATACCTTTAGGTATTGATATTTTTACTTACTATTTCTTTAAAAGTAAGTACTAATATCTActtagtataaaaataaaagtatcaatATCTACTTATGTTATGTTGGATAAAAAATGACATATTGTACTttgttaaaatcttttattaacaaatattcttatttgaatgaaaaaatacttttcaagtatttcttaaaaacaatcatttttctAAATGCTTTCCTATTAATCTAGCCTTGTCTTATATAATTGTTGCTTTTGGTTTTGAAATGTCTTTTAATTCAACTTCACCATTTGTTTTGACGtcttatttaaatacattacttAGACTTTATATAGCCCTTCTAAgtatatagaattcaatgtcACGTGGTAgcgaaagtttttcacgattATTTCGGAAATTAGAGCTATGCGCAGATTACGTGTAAAACTTTTACAAACAAGAAGTATATAGATATTCcaaaaagtttttaaaataattaaaaaaagacaATCAATACGATACTTATATCCTTTGTTgaactattaattaatatccATAAAATAGCGAAAATATATGCGtaacaaatatttgtacaattatAGTATAATGGAAAACATTGAAACTGACCTAATTTAAAGGGCAGAATATCATAAATtgtaagtttaaatattttaggcAGAAATTTCGTATTTAGGACAACGCAGAGCAGAGATTTTGGGATATCAATGGAAAGGTTATAATTAACCCCATgtactcgacaatatttctcgttataaatattcattattttccgatgaaatcgCTGAGTTCCTTTGCAGCTAACACAATGAAtgatcttgcataaattaagagacaaaactactttatttgaatttttcatgcgttaatatgttatacaaaatgtaatatggaatttaaattttgtaatttttccgtCCATTGAATTaaatgatgactgagagtcgcctctcaagtgcaaaaggttaaagaaaCCCGTTGGTGGTTATCCGAAGTGtctcattttttaatgaaatagccATTTATATGGTAATACTATAATGTGTGTCTGAATAaccgattttcataaaaatgagaaatgttgtagataagaaaattttgaacaattttttcccctgaaaaaaatgttgctctcatttaatttttaatacaatctTGAAAAACTTTCGCTACCTGTATTACATATAATACCAATTTCTATTcgctaaataaaattcatttgtgtATATTCTACAAAAAATGTACAATGCTACTGCAATTGATTGGAATATATAGAGAAACATTACAAACACGCTCCCGTATACTGGAGCGaggatttcattttaattcgtcTGCGCagttatttttacaattattaattactcaaAAAAGCATTTGAAATAACTTTTTCTGATTCGAGGAATACATCTTATAACTTTTACAACATatgtcaattttataaaaatcgctTTTATCATCAGGATTCTGCAGAATTacctttttattaatatcttggaAACTAATAAATACTTGATGgtatcaaaatttaattttaatttaattttaagaaattaataaaaattttaaaaattaaaaaatttacttttatagaattttatatttgaagcCTTCCTTCCGAAGGCTAAAATTAGCCAAATATcgaagttaataaaatatgatataaggTAAAAATGAATGGTGTAAGATCTTCCATATACTCACGATCGTAGGTTTTTCATACATTCAACAATACAGGTATATTTTGCAGTTacactattttcttttaaatttgagTACACATTTTTTTCTGCGCAGGTGAAATCCTCTCTTCATTCTGCGTAAAAAATTATTGGGGTAAcatgattgaaaaataattatttctcgtGAATCATCCTCTACAAACAGTTGAAAATTGCAATAGTATTCAGGAATTTTATCCTTTTCATACGCTGATtagtaaattaaattgtaaatgattACTACTTTactttaaaatgtttttttttatttaataggaaaaacgaaaaatttcacCATGGTTACAATACATATTGGCCATAGATAGGAAGCTGACTGAAAATTTTGTGCAATTTGTAGAAAGTTTTACATATCTAAagcaattaaaaatacataacaaAGTATTAGAGGTATGTTTAATAActactttgtttttaataaataataaatattttacttttaaaataaaataaatgtcagTTATAGTTCGTCtagtaatattacaataatttaaaattttatattttttctaaaatagtAACTCTTCATTGTTTTAAGTAGATActtatttgatataaaatatttttctaaacaatatgcattaaaataaaaaaatttcaattaaatctctaagtattatttaaatcatctggtgtattatttttttcttaaattaatcagaaacataaattatacaaatattaatttaaaacttcttttatattttgtttttgtaatttaatttgacTTCTTTATACATATACAATGTTGTTGTTGtacataacattattattattcttattatcatcatcattatgaTAGTCATCATAATCTGTACAGATATCTTGTCATGGAGTAACGTGGATTTTTATATTGCTTGCATCTATTTGGATTTTTCATAGTAAACGATTGTACCAAATACAGGTCAATTTATTAATAGGTGAGCACaaggattaaataataattgtattcattaatataattgaaatactatATTTGTAGGTATATTGTTGGACATTATCATCATTGGTTTATTGAAAGCATTTGCTAGAAGAagacgtcctgcagataatgatgACCCTTTTGCAATAGGATctgataaa comes from Nomia melanderi isolate GNS246 chromosome 7, iyNomMela1, whole genome shotgun sequence and encodes:
- the LOC116424362 gene encoding polyisoprenoid diphosphate/phosphate phosphohydrolase PLPP6; translation: MAEEKRKISPWLQYILAIDRKLTENFVQFVESFTYLKQLKIHNKVLEISCHGVTWIFILLASIWIFHSKRLYQIQVNLLIGILLDIIIIGLLKAFARRRRPADNDDPFAIGSDKYSFPSGHASRVMMIFYFFMYLWPVSVICFPPLVAWVIATPLSRLLMRRHYILDILAGLFIGYAEGILMSIIYLDSDTCQNFVSWITNVRVDEL
- the Phf5a gene encoding PHD finger protein 5a, with amino-acid sequence MAKHHPDLIFCRKQPGVAIGRLCEKCDGKCVICDSYVRPCTLVRICDECNYGSYQGRCVICGGPGVSDAYYCKECTIQEKDRDGCPKIVNLGSSKTDLFYERKKYGFKRR